A region of candidate division KSB1 bacterium DNA encodes the following proteins:
- the hemB gene encoding porphobilinogen synthase — protein MLKPRIRPRRLRGTPEIRRMVRETRLSPDDLIYPLFVTYEKEARKPIPSMPGQYQLSIDNLVKEAEEAKALGIPAIILFGIPEKKDALGSDSYDPHGIIQQAVCAVKETVSGLLVITDVCFCEYTDHGHCGVIKNNDVDNDATLELLARQVVSHAKAGADIVAPSGMIDGMVGAIRTGLDEAGFEKMPILSYAVKYASSFYGPFRDAADSAPQFGDRRTHQMDPVNVREALREAELDVQEGADLLMVKPALAFLDVISRVKERFDLPLAAYNVSGEYAMVKAAAQNGWIDEKAITLEILTSIKRAGADLILTYHAKDVARWLA, from the coding sequence ATGTTAAAGCCACGCATAAGACCCCGGCGACTTCGGGGGACGCCGGAAATCCGCCGCATGGTGCGGGAAACGAGATTGTCACCGGACGATCTGATTTATCCCTTATTTGTTACTTATGAAAAGGAGGCCAGAAAACCCATTCCATCCATGCCCGGTCAATACCAGCTTTCCATCGATAATTTGGTGAAAGAAGCTGAGGAAGCAAAAGCATTGGGGATTCCGGCAATCATCTTATTTGGCATTCCGGAGAAGAAAGACGCGCTGGGGTCGGATTCTTACGACCCCCACGGCATCATTCAACAAGCTGTATGCGCGGTGAAAGAAACGGTATCTGGCCTGCTGGTTATCACCGATGTTTGTTTCTGTGAATACACCGACCACGGACACTGTGGGGTGATCAAAAACAACGATGTCGACAACGACGCGACCCTGGAATTACTAGCGAGACAGGTCGTTTCGCACGCCAAAGCCGGCGCGGACATTGTCGCACCCTCCGGAATGATCGACGGCATGGTCGGAGCCATCCGAACCGGGTTGGACGAAGCGGGGTTCGAAAAAATGCCGATCTTAAGCTATGCAGTCAAATATGCCTCAAGCTTTTACGGCCCGTTTCGAGACGCTGCAGACTCCGCCCCACAATTTGGCGACCGTCGTACACACCAGATGGATCCGGTAAACGTTAGAGAAGCGCTGAGAGAAGCTGAACTGGATGTGCAAGAAGGGGCCGACCTTTTGATGGTCAAACCGGCTTTGGCATTCTTAGATGTTATCAGCCGGGTTAAGGAGCGGTTCGACCTTCCTCTGGCGGCTTACAATGTCAGTGGTGAATACGCCATGGTCAAGGCTGCTGCGCAAAACGGCTGGATTGATGAAAAGGCCATCACTCTGGAAATCCTAACATCCATAAAAAGGGCCGGAGCCGATTTGATTTTGACCTACCATGCCAAGGATGTGGCAAGATGGTTAGCTTAA
- a CDS encoding transcriptional repressor, with protein sequence MNTGGEKQYRKSKQRQKILGLLKATKSHPTASWIYEKLKHEFPSLSLGNVYRNLSILVEQGCIQELKFGSTFDRYDGNVNPHYHFICESCGAIKDIEMEHNSGLNRKVEEATNYQVNNHRLEFYGQCDECLN encoded by the coding sequence GTGAACACCGGAGGAGAAAAACAATACCGCAAAAGTAAGCAGCGGCAAAAAATCTTAGGTCTCTTAAAAGCTACCAAGAGTCATCCGACGGCTTCTTGGATTTACGAGAAGCTCAAGCACGAATTTCCCTCTTTAAGCCTCGGGAACGTGTACAGAAACTTGAGCATTCTTGTTGAACAGGGCTGTATTCAAGAACTGAAATTTGGCAGTACATTTGATCGATATGATGGGAATGTGAATCCGCATTACCATTTTATTTGTGAATCGTGCGGAGCGATCAAAGATATTGAGATGGAGCACAACTCCGGGTTAAACCGCAAAGTGGAGGAAGCAACAAACTATCAGGTCAATAATCACAGACTGGAATTTTACGGGCAATGTGATGAGTGTTTGAATTGA
- the hemH gene encoding ferrochelatase, which produces MDAREFLKHYKYDDRLVTGEYYPAEPVQAKAGETIGVVLMNLGGPRKLEDIEPFLYNLFMDPAIIDMPIGGIFRHWLSKFISVNRSKKVSHDYARIGGGSPINKLTREQAENLEIALNRTFGEPFGVNFRVYIAMRYWKPTSEETARAMKKDKVDKVVLLPLYPHYSKTTTGSSLIYWWMLEQHNEIPKWSTTTIFEYAAHPKFIRAINARIDEGLRRFPEEIRKRVQLVFSAHGTPLLEMKKRRDPYCCLIHSTVEQVMNLRKRDVPFHVAFQSKVGPAKWLTPSTPDKLKELGEQGENAVLIIPVAFVTDHIETLFELNILIREQAKEFGIEHYAVTGGLNSHPLFIEALAEAVASQVRPSNGKADWELPPIKKLSKYAADDRGTRCHQCEFITEAICWKPDLVEAETHA; this is translated from the coding sequence ATGGATGCACGAGAATTTTTAAAGCATTATAAATACGACGACCGTTTGGTTACAGGTGAATACTACCCTGCAGAGCCGGTCCAGGCGAAAGCCGGAGAAACCATTGGGGTGGTGCTGATGAATCTCGGCGGGCCAAGGAAACTGGAGGACATCGAACCTTTTCTCTACAATTTATTTATGGACCCGGCCATCATCGATATGCCAATTGGCGGAATCTTCCGCCACTGGTTGTCGAAATTCATTTCGGTAAACCGTTCGAAGAAAGTTTCACACGACTACGCCAGAATCGGCGGCGGCTCCCCCATAAACAAATTAACCCGCGAGCAGGCGGAGAATTTAGAAATCGCTTTAAACCGGACATTTGGCGAGCCTTTCGGAGTTAATTTCCGGGTCTACATCGCCATGCGTTACTGGAAACCCACTTCCGAAGAGACAGCACGGGCGATGAAAAAGGATAAAGTCGATAAGGTGGTGCTCCTGCCGCTTTACCCGCATTATTCCAAAACCACGACCGGTTCATCTCTGATCTACTGGTGGATGCTCGAACAGCACAACGAAATTCCCAAATGGTCCACAACCACCATTTTCGAATATGCCGCCCATCCTAAATTTATCCGCGCGATCAATGCACGCATTGACGAGGGGCTTCGGCGTTTTCCCGAAGAGATTCGCAAACGGGTACAGCTGGTGTTCAGCGCCCACGGAACACCGCTTCTTGAGATGAAAAAACGCCGCGACCCCTACTGCTGTCTGATTCATTCAACCGTAGAGCAGGTGATGAATCTGCGTAAAAGGGACGTGCCGTTTCACGTCGCGTTTCAAAGCAAAGTAGGGCCGGCTAAGTGGCTCACGCCCAGCACGCCGGATAAGCTCAAAGAACTCGGCGAACAAGGTGAAAACGCGGTTTTAATCATCCCGGTAGCTTTTGTGACTGACCACATCGAGACCCTTTTTGAGCTCAATATTTTGATTCGCGAGCAGGCCAAAGAATTCGGAATCGAACACTATGCAGTGACAGGCGGCCTGAATTCCCATCCACTGTTTATCGAAGCGCTGGCAGAGGCGGTGGCATCGCAGGTCAGACCGAGCAACGGCAAAGCGGATTGGGAATTGCCCCCCATCAAAAAGCTGTCGAAATATGCAGCGGACGATAGAGGCACCCGCTGCCACCAGTGTGAGTTCATCACGGAAGCCATTTGCTGGAAACCGGATCTTGTAGAGGCCGAAACCCATGCCTAA
- the hemG gene encoding protoporphyrinogen oxidase — MPNDLSKKDAVVIGAGISGLATAYRLLKSGLDVLVLEKTSHVGGAIHTEESDGFLIDYGPNSTLDTSPKIRSFIDEIALQNDRIAANPYANRRYILKNGQLLPLPMNPPQFIKSKLFSLKAKLRLLREPFIPPPPPDKEETIAEFVERRLGKEFLDYAINPFIAGVYAGDPKRLSVRSAVSKIYALEKNYGSLIKGAIKGAKERKKRAEMAKTKAELFSFEKGMGQLSSALHSILAERIETKAALESLDLQNDSENRYVVLYTSSGKNVCVHTDGVIFTTPAYATAEYVRTFDSALALKLREIVYAPVAVVFLGFRKQPRCRSLDGFGFLVPEVENRKILGTIWSSTIFPNRAPENGTALTTFVGGMRQPELVDLSNNELTDLVLKELNEIMALVGKPDVVKIKRWRKAIPQYKLGHQNRMDAIETFEAEYPGIFISGNFRNGISVGDCILQSETIADRARKFCIKTQTSVKVSVNV; from the coding sequence ATGCCTAATGACCTTTCGAAAAAAGATGCAGTGGTCATTGGTGCCGGCATTTCCGGGCTGGCCACAGCCTATCGGTTATTGAAATCCGGTCTGGATGTGCTGGTACTTGAAAAAACCTCTCATGTGGGTGGCGCTATTCACACCGAAGAATCAGACGGCTTTCTCATTGATTACGGTCCCAACAGTACTTTAGACACCTCTCCGAAAATTCGCAGCTTTATCGACGAAATCGCATTACAGAACGACCGTATCGCCGCAAACCCCTACGCCAACCGCCGTTATATTCTAAAAAACGGTCAACTTTTACCGTTGCCCATGAATCCGCCTCAGTTTATCAAATCCAAGCTCTTTTCACTCAAGGCAAAATTAAGACTACTGAGAGAGCCGTTTATTCCACCGCCTCCACCCGACAAAGAGGAAACCATCGCTGAGTTTGTCGAGCGCAGACTCGGTAAGGAGTTTCTGGATTACGCGATCAATCCGTTTATCGCCGGTGTCTATGCCGGTGACCCGAAGAGACTGAGCGTACGCAGCGCGGTCTCGAAAATCTACGCGCTTGAAAAAAACTACGGCAGTTTGATCAAAGGGGCGATCAAAGGCGCCAAAGAACGAAAAAAACGTGCGGAAATGGCAAAAACAAAAGCCGAGCTTTTTTCCTTTGAAAAAGGTATGGGGCAGTTAAGCTCAGCGCTGCACTCCATTCTCGCCGAGAGAATCGAAACGAAAGCCGCGCTTGAAAGCCTAGATCTCCAGAACGATTCAGAAAACCGTTATGTCGTTCTATACACCAGTAGCGGCAAAAACGTGTGTGTTCACACAGATGGCGTGATATTTACTACCCCGGCCTACGCCACGGCTGAATATGTCAGAACCTTCGATTCTGCTTTAGCCTTGAAATTACGAGAAATTGTCTACGCACCCGTTGCTGTGGTCTTTCTCGGTTTTCGCAAGCAACCCAGGTGCCGATCTCTGGACGGATTTGGCTTCCTGGTGCCGGAAGTTGAAAACCGCAAGATTCTGGGCACCATCTGGAGCTCCACAATTTTTCCAAACCGCGCTCCTGAAAATGGCACGGCTCTGACGACGTTTGTCGGAGGCATGCGCCAACCGGAATTAGTCGATTTGAGCAACAATGAGCTAACGGATTTGGTTTTAAAAGAGTTGAATGAGATCATGGCGCTTGTAGGCAAACCGGATGTTGTAAAAATCAAACGTTGGCGCAAAGCCATTCCGCAGTACAAGCTGGGACACCAAAACCGCATGGATGCCATCGAAACATTTGAAGCTGAATATCCAGGGATTTTCATCTCTGGGAATTTTAGAAATGGCATCTCGGTTGGAGATTGCATCTTGCAATCAGAAACCATTGCAGACAGAGCGCGCAAGTTTTGTATAAAAACGCAAACTTCAGTAAAAGTTTCAGTAAATGTCTAA
- the hemL gene encoding glutamate-1-semialdehyde 2,1-aminomutase yields the protein MKIGNSEKLFEQAQKVLPGGVNSPVRAFKAVGGTPLFISRAEGPYLFDVDGNRYVDYVCSWGPMILGHADPQVMKVVQNAIKNSTSYGAPTEVEVELANRVVEAVPSIEMVRFVNSGTEATMSALRLARAYTKRDKIIKFEGCYHGHADMLLVQAGSGVTTLGLPDSPGVPRAAVEDTLLAQYNNLDSVKQLFETYLDKIAAVIVEPVAGNMGVVPPQSGFLEGLREITKAHNSLLVFDEIITGFRVAYGGAQSLFDVLPDLTCLGKIIGGGFPVGAYGGRKEIMELVAPSGPVYQAGTLSGNPVAMTAGLETLKVLKKTETYNRLDSLANQLASGIKEAAESTGVPVFQARVGSMLSLFFAGQEVLDLKSAKTSDAERYRRFFHSMLTLGYYFAPSQFEAVFVSLAHDEQIIANSISAISEAFNTL from the coding sequence TTGAAGATCGGCAACTCTGAAAAACTGTTCGAACAGGCGCAGAAAGTGCTGCCAGGCGGCGTTAATAGTCCCGTGCGGGCTTTTAAGGCTGTGGGAGGAACGCCTCTATTCATTTCTCGCGCTGAAGGCCCGTACTTATTCGATGTTGATGGTAATCGCTATGTTGACTACGTTTGTTCATGGGGACCCATGATATTGGGCCATGCGGATCCTCAAGTGATGAAGGTCGTTCAAAACGCCATCAAAAACAGTACGAGCTATGGCGCGCCAACGGAGGTGGAAGTTGAGCTAGCAAACAGGGTCGTCGAGGCGGTACCTTCAATTGAGATGGTGCGATTTGTTAATTCCGGAACGGAAGCTACCATGAGCGCACTCCGGCTGGCCCGGGCGTATACCAAACGCGACAAAATCATAAAATTTGAAGGATGCTACCACGGTCACGCCGATATGCTCCTTGTGCAAGCCGGTTCGGGCGTGACCACCCTTGGACTGCCGGACAGTCCAGGCGTGCCTCGAGCAGCCGTAGAGGATACCCTACTGGCCCAATACAATAATCTCGATTCTGTAAAACAATTATTTGAAACATACCTTGACAAAATTGCAGCTGTCATCGTTGAACCGGTAGCTGGTAATATGGGTGTGGTGCCACCTCAATCGGGTTTTTTAGAAGGGCTGAGAGAAATTACCAAGGCTCATAATTCACTGCTCGTTTTTGATGAGATCATTACGGGGTTTCGTGTTGCTTACGGTGGAGCCCAGTCACTTTTCGATGTACTGCCAGACTTAACTTGCTTGGGAAAGATAATAGGGGGTGGCTTTCCGGTTGGCGCTTATGGAGGAAGAAAGGAAATTATGGAGCTAGTAGCGCCGAGCGGGCCTGTATATCAGGCCGGTACCTTGTCTGGGAATCCGGTCGCCATGACAGCGGGCCTTGAAACCCTGAAAGTCTTAAAAAAAACAGAAACGTACAACCGATTGGATTCTCTTGCAAATCAGCTCGCCAGCGGTATAAAAGAAGCCGCTGAGTCAACTGGAGTACCTGTTTTCCAAGCCCGGGTGGGTTCCATGCTGAGTTTGTTTTTCGCAGGTCAAGAAGTCCTTGATTTAAAATCCGCTAAAACATCAGATGCGGAAAGATATAGGAGGTTTTTCCACAGCATGTTAACACTGGGATATTATTTTGCACCTTCACAGTTCGAAGCTGTTTTTGTATCACTGGCTCATGATGAACAAATTATTGCCAACAGCATTTCAGCGATATCAGAGGCATTCAATACATTGTAA
- a CDS encoding sigma 54-interacting transcriptional regulator, whose translation MSIFVFGFKLPQEQKAAPAFSLSSKFIEKFSASADELFVLTSDYTIEIFAISDKREELVSQFMDTIQHEWHLPQENFKKDFFQKVGSEAVSHFFKRVIGVGQPADINESLREFCDVFELARERSLTGPFLDRLYQKGIWLSEKVRIELSLQENGTTTESVVTELAQKIFGKLDDHSALIAASSAECEKFVEKLSEKNIGHLYFLELDREGIEGVCEKFRGHSITIEQMGQVLQSIDLILVFDSGFEKLLPAGEVSRIMNQRNNAPLFWATLSFAHEQQSKLSNHYNVYYYDRADLENIVASNLKKQQKSQRTVEKLLENEVENFIKWVHSEELFRFGNIIGRSRAMQRILDLVAQIAQTDISVLIDGESGTGKELVAMAIHEHSRRAKNPFIVVNCGAMAESLLESELFGHVRGAFTGAIGNKKGLFEVANHGTIFLDEIGETSQAMQVKLLRFFQAGEVKPVGSNNTLTVDVRLIAATNRNLEKLVQEGEFRQDLFYRLNVIQITIPPLRDRREDVLPLVEFFSKKYANKIQKPVKGVHDDVEEVLYQYHWPGNVRELENAIERAVALARGSQIGLTDLPPQIVATENRLAATEVDDKELSLQELEKNHIAKTLKQYNWEYERVTRILGIGRTTLWRKMKAYNISNSLPRAAKHLN comes from the coding sequence ATGTCAATATTTGTTTTCGGCTTTAAGCTGCCTCAGGAACAGAAAGCAGCGCCTGCCTTTTCACTTTCATCGAAATTCATCGAGAAGTTTTCGGCCTCTGCTGATGAACTTTTTGTTTTGACATCCGACTATACGATTGAGATTTTCGCCATATCTGATAAGCGAGAGGAGCTGGTCTCGCAATTTATGGATACTATCCAACACGAGTGGCATCTGCCCCAAGAAAATTTTAAGAAAGATTTTTTTCAGAAGGTCGGTTCGGAGGCGGTGTCGCATTTTTTTAAACGCGTTATCGGTGTTGGGCAACCTGCTGATATAAATGAGTCACTGCGCGAGTTTTGTGATGTTTTTGAGTTGGCAAGAGAGAGGAGTCTCACAGGGCCTTTTTTGGATAGGCTTTATCAAAAAGGAATTTGGCTTTCAGAAAAAGTTCGTATCGAGTTGAGTTTACAAGAGAACGGTACCACCACCGAGTCAGTGGTCACTGAGCTGGCTCAAAAAATATTTGGTAAACTCGACGATCATTCTGCCTTGATCGCTGCTAGCTCCGCTGAGTGTGAAAAGTTTGTTGAGAAACTTAGCGAAAAAAATATCGGTCATTTATATTTTTTGGAACTGGATAGAGAAGGCATCGAGGGGGTTTGCGAGAAATTTCGTGGCCATAGCATCACAATTGAGCAGATGGGTCAGGTTTTGCAATCTATTGATTTAATTCTTGTTTTTGATAGCGGCTTTGAAAAATTGCTACCTGCCGGGGAAGTTTCTCGGATTATGAATCAACGTAATAATGCTCCCTTATTTTGGGCAACCCTTTCTTTCGCGCACGAGCAGCAAAGTAAACTCTCCAACCATTACAATGTTTATTATTATGACCGTGCCGATTTGGAAAATATTGTCGCTTCAAATTTAAAAAAGCAGCAAAAAAGCCAGCGCACAGTTGAAAAATTACTCGAAAACGAAGTTGAGAATTTTATTAAATGGGTTCATTCGGAGGAACTGTTTCGCTTCGGCAATATCATCGGGAGGAGCCGGGCCATGCAACGGATACTCGATCTCGTGGCTCAGATCGCCCAAACCGATATCTCAGTCCTGATAGACGGTGAAAGCGGTACCGGGAAAGAGTTGGTTGCCATGGCGATTCACGAACACAGCAGAAGAGCGAAAAATCCATTTATCGTTGTGAACTGTGGCGCGATGGCCGAGAGTTTGTTAGAGAGTGAACTGTTTGGCCATGTTCGGGGTGCTTTCACTGGAGCCATCGGCAACAAGAAAGGTTTGTTTGAAGTGGCAAACCACGGTACTATTTTCTTAGACGAAATCGGCGAAACCTCCCAGGCAATGCAGGTAAAGCTGTTGCGATTTTTCCAGGCGGGCGAAGTCAAACCAGTCGGCAGTAACAATACGCTTACTGTAGACGTCAGGTTGATTGCGGCAACAAATAGAAATCTGGAAAAGCTGGTTCAGGAAGGGGAGTTTAGACAAGACCTTTTTTATCGTTTGAACGTTATCCAAATAACTATCCCCCCTTTGCGTGATCGTAGAGAAGATGTTTTGCCTCTCGTGGAGTTTTTTAGTAAAAAATATGCCAATAAAATACAAAAGCCGGTTAAAGGAGTGCATGACGATGTTGAAGAGGTCTTGTACCAATATCATTGGCCAGGCAATGTGCGTGAACTCGAAAATGCAATCGAACGCGCGGTCGCTCTTGCCAGGGGCAGCCAGATCGGCCTCACGGATTTACCGCCGCAGATTGTGGCAACAGAAAACCGACTTGCTGCGACTGAGGTGGATGACAAAGAATTGTCTCTGCAAGAGCTTGAGAAAAACCATATCGCCAAAACCCTCAAACAGTACAATTGGGAGTACGAACGCGTCACCAGAATATTAGGCATCGGCCGAACAACCCTCTGGCGGAAAATGAAGGCCTATAATATTTCGAATTCGCTACCCCGGGCTGCCAAACACCTCAATTAA
- the ccsA gene encoding cytochrome c biogenesis protein CcsA — MKELLLILRWSVFLFYFVSFVYYLLYFSNKNSRTAFLIRAWLGISISVHTLYLILLSFRLNHLPVGNLYQVLTTLAWLSVLVYFVLEIRLKEMIMGVFLLPIILILHAISCIFLDIEQPLAEVLTTILFEAHVLILISAYAAFAISFITSIMYILLSREIESKKPGIFFQRLPSLEFFDKLSNQAINIGLILVSLGILLGVYMGIDIWEGEWILDPKLLAVLVSWAIYLAHFVTRKTVGWQGRRAAIVSVIGFNWLLFSFIVVSLFFSKFHSFQ, encoded by the coding sequence TTGAAAGAACTATTACTCATTTTACGCTGGTCGGTTTTTCTATTCTATTTTGTCTCTTTTGTTTATTATCTCCTCTATTTCAGTAACAAAAATAGTCGAACAGCATTCCTCATTCGAGCCTGGCTAGGAATTTCTATTAGCGTTCACACTTTGTATTTGATTCTCTTGAGTTTTAGATTAAATCATTTACCTGTTGGCAATCTGTATCAAGTACTCACCACTCTGGCCTGGCTTTCGGTACTAGTTTATTTTGTTTTAGAAATTCGACTAAAAGAGATGATAATGGGTGTTTTCTTATTGCCGATAATTTTAATTTTACATGCAATCTCGTGTATATTTCTGGATATAGAGCAGCCTTTGGCAGAAGTGCTTACGACAATCTTATTTGAAGCCCATGTACTGATTCTCATTTCGGCCTATGCAGCATTCGCAATCTCGTTTATCACCAGCATCATGTATATTCTGCTTTCCAGAGAGATTGAATCGAAAAAGCCGGGAATATTTTTCCAGCGTCTACCATCACTGGAATTCTTCGATAAATTGAGCAATCAGGCGATTAACATCGGTTTGATTCTGGTTTCTTTGGGAATTTTGCTTGGGGTTTATATGGGCATCGACATCTGGGAAGGTGAGTGGATCTTGGATCCGAAGCTGCTTGCCGTACTTGTTTCCTGGGCCATTTATCTGGCTCATTTCGTTACCAGAAAGACTGTGGGTTGGCAAGGCCGGCGAGCTGCAATTGTTTCAGTTATTGGTTTTAATTGGCTTCTTTTTTCGTTTATTGTTGTTAGTTTGTTTTTTTCGAAATTTCATAGTTTTCAGTAA